aatttagttgaatTCTTAGTgccaccccccccccccccaacacttattgaaaatattcaattaatttcaaCTGTCATGatggtattaaaattttattaatcaattaaaagaaaaaaataaaagcattaATGCAAAAAAGAACAATTTTGCTGACATatcggtttaaaaaaaatacagttgttatcaattaggagttaaacgaaattttgaatgtaatgttatccttttttcaattaatgcttttatttttaacttcccgctaagaaaatttatgattttcgaaaaattctgagttattgttttcatcccgattgtgtgtgtgtgtgtgtgtgtgtgtgtgtgtgtgtgtgtgtgtgtgtgtgtgtgtgtgtgtgtgtgtgtgtgtgtgtgtgtgtatctATGTGTGTGActggtctataactttttaactaatgaactgatttggattgttaaggcggcaatcaaaagagcttgttggccatcaactttcctgagaatttcagatcatttgatcgacTTAAACGATCCAGTCGAAAATCTAATCatctctagaactcaataaaatacgtcgattgccgcctaaactatcaaaatcggttaattcgttcgcgagatatcgtgggagaaagaaatgctaaaaaacggtttttttcgaaaacaatgggatacaaaagtattttcgagctcgaaaatgtattcacaacaatgttttcgagctcaaggagcgagaagttttgaggctggcccgcagggtcaaccgatagacagatttgttttttaattcattaatgaaattttaatgtcgtcatgacagttgaaaataattatgtacctgaagatcggaacatTTTTCGCgcaattaaaatgaaagaaaatttatgtaattcgactacttaaggggtagttgCGGTGGCCTGCAATTTTCGATAAACAAATTAACGCTTATgcaaaacatttcaaaaatctaggtccaaaagattttttacttttcattttgttttttttattttcgcttCACGGAAACTGTTCCAATCTTCAGGTACGTGagtaattttatgtttttaaaaagtagAGGGGGGGTCTGTCTAAGAATATCCTTAAACAAAGTTTTGTATTTTACTCTCAAAATAacctaaaaaataagtaatcgtTGTATTcgattgtttttatattttttaatttaaaaatttaattttgcttgtcaatttattgtttccaataataaataatgtcaagtaaaataaaaacttttttcttcaattgaaCCGTTATTTGTTCgcctgtaattattattattattaatagtattattgttattattattatagataatttatatacaaacttaaaataaatttttttattaattagtgacTTTGTATAGTCTAATAAGGCTTCTAATAgtctcataattatttaatttcaataaaaagttaataatattaatatttcaattaatagtTAATCCTTGGGAATGagataaatacataaaaattaatatatcacTTCATATACTGTCGCCTTTTTATCGCCAGATCCAGTAACAATATATTTGTCGTCTGTCGAAATGTCACAACTCAACACTGATGATGATTCTTTtgactgtaaataattaataacaataatttattatccaaTTAATCGTTAGTTAAGGCATGATCCAACTTTGGGCGCTCGAAAAAAAGGcgatttttatgaatttaaatgagatttaaaatttattacatattttatgtAACTCATGCCGAAGAATATGCCGCTAACTGGCTAAAGTCagcatcataaaattttatattaaaatatactcCTTTCTGATTGGTCAAAAGtgtgatttaaaatatattaaaacacTGAACTTAAGTGAAATGGGCGGAGTATATCCCTGCTCAATAATTCGAACCAATAACTACTCTATCATTTTTCTCTGTTATgacgttactttgaatttagcTGCCTTATTAACATAGCCAAAATCTCTAGACTGCACATGCGCATCCAATTAATCAGCACACGCATGTGTAGATCGAGGCAACGTCAGctgaattttataaccttACATATCTCTATTAATTGATACGACAACATCAaagatgacttttttttattgatctaattttttttaaaagaatagtaaagtaaaagacctagtacccgatcagggaactagtactcgatcacttatgtatttgtatatctatatttactaaattttagtactatacgaatacatgagtgatcaggtactagttccttgatcgggtacacggagagaaatgtcaaataaatattccTATGTAGCATAGTAATGGTTGcattactctatagtttgtaTACACGgagattggaacccgactggttactgttcagCGCCCGTCGTGTGCGGATATCACTCAGTCAAGTTccgcacagtaatcagtgtggCGCTGCACCACAATCGAGCATTTTTTCCAGCACCGTACTAATTCGGGtacagaacagtaaccagtcgtgttccaatctttccgtgtaagCAGTCACATAAGAGCAGCATGAcacaaactatagagtaatgtaaccattactatgctgcataggAATATTTACTTGctatttctctccgtgtactaggtctcttaccttactaAACAAAGtgcccaattttttacagtataaatcttttttaatagtaataaagttcattatttttataattctgaCTGCATGATGcacttttaatatattaatatatacaaaCCTATAGGATCGGGTGAGAGACAGCGTAGCTCATAGTGGGGGTCAAGATTGAGGGGAAGTTCCGAGATATTGGAATCGAAGTTAATGGAGTCGACTGTATTattgcaaaatttttaaatttttaattgttgcaattaaattccctgacattttcATATTTCCGGGATGCATTAAATTCTCTGATAATTTCCGGTTTTCCCGGTTTGTGGCCATCCTGCCTACATCaatatttttgttgataatctttttaaaaattcataagaaCCGCCTTTTTCTCGAGCGCTCAAAGTAGAATTTTgcctgaaatatttaaatgatgcaaaaaaaaaaaaaaatacctgaAAAATAGATGCACCATAAGGAGTTCTCCAGGCGTTCAACAAATTGTCTTTACCCGTCGATACGAACCACTTGCCACAGCTCGCAAATTTCAAACTCAGTACACAAGATTCATGTAAatgtaattgatatttatcagTCTTAGTGGCATGAAGAACCTCaacatttgaattttccaTTCCCACAGCCAACCATTCACCCGTAGGACAATATCCCAGTGAGAAAATCTGTGACGTAAAATCATGTTGTTGCAATTGCCGGCCTTCACGTAAATCCCAGGACCTTACAGTATTATCTAATCCTCCAGTCCACAGTTTAGATCCGTCTGCGGAAATATCAATACACGAGGCACCATCAGTGTGCCCCTGAAATTGTCTCACTAACGATTGATTTTGTAAATCCCAAACCGCAATATTGCCATCACTGCAACAACTGAAACATACTTTTGAGTCTGGCGATATCGCGAGAGCATAACATGCCGGTGCTGCGGATGTTAATTCAGCTTTTATACGTGGCGTCGGACTTGCAAGATCCCAAATACTTAATTGACTAGCTTCACCTCCCACTATTAACGTCCTACCATCGGGTAATAATTTAACCGAACGTATATAATTGTCTCGTTGTAAACAGTCTAATTGTGAAACAGGTTTTGCAGTAGATGTCGCTCCTGTTGCTGATGCTGCTGCCGCTGCTGATGTTGTCACCGAAGAAGAAGATAACGAGgaagaagaggaagaagaaCTACTGCTAGATGACAGAGATGATGAATTGTTCATATCCCATACTTTAACGCAGCCTTTACCTCCAGTGTAAACGTATTTTGTCGGATTTGATATGGTCACCGCGCATACAACTTCCCCGTGAGTTAAAGTTGTTATTTGTCGGGCATGTCGTGGTATCCCTGGGCCAACTAGAGCGTCACTGGGAAAAGGCACTGGCTGCAAATGTCCCTCACCATTCATATGAAATGAATATgctctaaaatatatatttattttttaatacgtaatttttataattgaattaaaaatagtttactATGCACCGAGAGAGAAAAATAGGATATTTCAACCCACGTGTGTAATTGCCGGTCTGAGTCAAAGGTGGCAAACACGCGGATTGGATGTCCTGCCTTCCTCCGTTGTGTctatactattttttaccaGATTtgcacctgaaagtttaaatttttgcctctgtTTGTAAGAAAAATGACGCATGTGATAACTTTAATTTAGCACAGAGTCATctttaaaaatgtatgagcGTGACAACAATTTTCAATTTGAGGgctcaaaactttttttttaagtagattTTATATCAACgaatttactgtcaattttttttgcctaaaagccaagttttttttatataaataagacaAATAAGAAATTTGTCTTCTTTTTTCCGTCCCAAAAAAGTtacttcaattaaaaaatcgcttagattacttattttacaatcatttgtaatttactttttgtcgtcacttgtATCGTCTTTTAAGcagatttttttcagtgacataaatttctgattattttgtcaaaaaaacaGCCTTAAAACTGCTATCATGTCACAAAGCCaagtgtgctacttgggttgttttttcaataaaaaaaaaaaaactactttcttctttttaaacagggcaggaattcaaattttcggtacaggtatggtgaaaaaatactTACGGTTTGCCGCCTGAAATGTTATTTAGACCATTTGTGGAAGGTACACGTACATGATTATCAAATCCAAGCTTAaaagtaatgataataataataataatgagataAATAAAGATTGATAGACACCGATTCTTAGTAGCATTTTTAAGGAAGTCTTATGTAAATCTGTATCTTCAGTCTTCAGCAAGTCTGCATCATCAGCCTTGGACAAGTCTGAGGCAAGATACGTTAAGTAAATCTGTTAAGATGCATTAGCTCAGACTTGCTGCAGAATTGCTTAAGATACCTGGACATGACCACCCTTACTTCGTTACTTCGTGAGCCGTCTATTTAGCATTAGTCTAGTAAATTCAGTGGCGCTCACTAAAGattcgatataattttatcgagtgataatattattaatttgtagcactttaaatttaaatgaggaCCACTGGGTCAGCTATAGGTACTGTGTGTTGAGCTTGGAGTGATTCGGAGAAAAAGAAACCCGATATCTTAAGCAATCCTGCAGCAACTCTGGCCTAACATTGATATTTAGTAGACATATTGGTTAAGAATTGCTGCAGACTGTTTCTACAGACTTCCGTAAGTCTTTAAGCGGAATTTTAAGCAAGACTTGATGAAATCTTTGGCAAGTATACTTATGAAATACATCTTCTTCGTCTTGTTTAAATCTGCCGTAAGAAACTTGCTGAAGGACATTCGTCAAGTAACTCGCTTAAGACAACGTTACTAGGGTGTATAACAAATGATACTCACTATTGACGTTCTAGAATAGGGTAGACTAGGATAGGAGGAAGGTGATTGTGGTGGTTCACTGCCTCGGGACTGCAAGCCCTGGTATCCCTGCGGTGAGGTTTGCTGCGAGGAGGC
This window of the Microplitis mediator isolate UGA2020A chromosome 8, iyMicMedi2.1, whole genome shotgun sequence genome carries:
- the LOC130673023 gene encoding protein groucho-like isoform X3; this encodes MYSAPARHPVAPGAGGGSGAASGRASGFTVAETCERIKEEFNFIQQQYHTLKLEYEKLANEKTEMQRHYVMYYEMSYGLNMEMHKQTEIAKRLNAIIGQMMPALPQEQQQQQGLQQLLQQIHAQQMPHGGVVGGMPPAASLLGFAGAAAAAAVAGGGVVPPHLTGPPPHPAATAAAVTAAAVQAQALLKSSDLQQHRAAANETPEADRKSITLTDERSTRRSVSPSDKFRSRTPDIEGDAKRRKEDKIHHDSDGEKSDQDLVVDVANEDGSSPHTNGDHLDHRENGTLDKLNPSNHGILSSINNNSNNNNNGGGGSGNSGSGGGGLSSVIGGSINSGGLIKERPPSRSGSSSARSTPSLKSKDIDKPGTPVGLPKGSRSCTPTMGAILGPLTSRGVYHPASSQQTSPQGYQGLQSRGSEPPQSPSSYPSLPYSRTSILGFDNHVRVPSTNGLNNISGGKPAYSFHMNGEGHLQPVPFPSDALVGPGIPRHARQITTLTHGEVVCAVTISNPTKYVYTGGKGCVKVWDMNNSSSLSSSSSSSSSSSSLSSSSVTTSAAAAASATGATSTAKPVSQLDCLQRDNYIRSVKLLPDGRTLIVGGEASQLSIWDLASPTPRIKAELTSAAPACYALAISPDSKVCFSCCSDGNIAVWDLQNQSLVRQFQGHTDGASCIDISADGSKLWTGGLDNTVRSWDLREGRQLQQHDFTSQIFSLGYCPTGEWLAVGMENSNVEVLHATKTDKYQLHLHESCVLSLKFASCGKWFVSTGKDNLLNAWRTPYGASIFQSKESSSVLSCDISTDDKYIVTGSGDKKATVYEVIY
- the LOC130673023 gene encoding protein groucho-like isoform X2; protein product: MYSAPARHPVAPGAGGGSGAASGRASGFTVAETCERIKEEFNFIQQQYHTLKLEYEKLANEKTEMQRHYVMYYEMSYGLNMEMHKQTEIAKRLNAIIGQMMPALPQEHQQQVMNAVERAKQLTMTELNAIIGQQQQQGLQQLLQQIHAQQMPHGGVVGGMPPAASLLGFAGAAAAAAVAGGGVVPPHLTGPPPHPAATAAAVTAAAVQAQALLKSSDLQQHRAAANETPEADRKSITLTDERSTRRSVSPSDKFRSRTPDIEGDAKRRKEDKIHHDSDGEKSDQDLVVDVANEDGSSPHTNGDHLDHRENGTLDKLNPSNHGILSSINNNSNNNNNGGGGSGNSGSGGGGLSSVIGGSINSGGLIKERPPSRSGSSSARSTPSLKSKDIDKPGTPVGLPKGSRSCTPTMGAILGPLTSRGVYHPASSQQTSPQGYQGLQSRGSEPPQSPSSYPSLPYSRTSILGFDNHVRVPSTNGLNNISGGKPAYSFHMNGEGHLQPVPFPSDALVGPGIPRHARQITTLTHGEVVCAVTISNPTKYVYTGGKGCVKVWDMNNSSSLSSSSSSSSSSSSLSSSSVTTSAAAAASATGATSTAKPVSQLDCLQRDNYIRSVKLLPDGRTLIVGGEASQLSIWDLASPTPRIKAELTSAAPACYALAISPDSKVCFSCCSDGNIAVWDLQNQSLVRQFQGHTDGASCIDISADGSKLWTGGLDNTVRSWDLREGRQLQQHDFTSQIFSLGYCPTGEWLAVGMENSNVEVLHATKTDKYQLHLHESCVLSLKFASCGKWFVSTGKDNLLNAWRTPYGASIFQSKESSSVLSCDISTDDKYIVTGSGDKKATVYEVIY